Proteins from a genomic interval of Lolium perenne isolate Kyuss_39 chromosome 1, Kyuss_2.0, whole genome shotgun sequence:
- the LOC127343061 gene encoding uncharacterized protein, which yields MEKSWFLLLFLAFLLPAASVAVSCHPDDLLALRGFAGNLSNGGVLLHAKWFGNSCCSWEGVGCDGGSGRVTTLWLRGHGLAGHIPTASLAGLARLESLNLANNKLVGTIPSWMGVLDHLCYLDLSNNSLVGEIPKNLQRRLSCPNIVGHSLGTASTNMPLQVKHNQIALSGQPNTITGTNNYVRSGINNVVSGNHNTVTSGNNNVVSGNHNTVSGTNHVVTGNNHVVIRNQNTVSGSHHKVSGGHNTVSGSHNTVFGSHNTVSGSNHIVHGNNKVVTGG from the coding sequence ATGGAGAAAAGTTGGTTCTTGCTCCTTTTCTTGGCGTTCCTCCTGCCGGCGGCGAGCGTGGCGGTGTCGTGCCACCCTGATGACCTCCTTGCACTGCGCGGGTTCGCCGGTAATCTCAGCAATGGGGGCGTCCTCCTCCATGCCAAGTGGTTCGGCAACTCTTGCTGTAGTTGGGAAGGTGTGGGATGCGACGGCGGAAGCGGCCGTGTCACTACTTTATGGCTCCGTGGGCATGGACTCGCAGGCCACATCCCAACAGCATCCTTGGCTGGCCTTGCACGGCTGGAGTCGCTCAACCTCGCCAACAACAAACTGGTCGGCACAATCCCATCATGGATGGGTGTGCTTGACCACCTTTGCTACTTGGATCTCTCAAATAATTCATTGGTTGGTGAGATACCCAAGAATTTACAGAGAAGGCTCAGTTGCCCCAACATTGTTGGTCATTCACTGGGTACGGCTTCCACTAACATGCCATTGCAGGTGAAGCATAACCAAATAGCACTGAGTGGGCAACCAAACACAATAACCGGGACCAATAACTATGTCAGATCTGGGATCAACAATGTTGTTTCTGGGAACCACAACACTGTCACATCCGGGAACAACAATGTTGTGTCTGGGAACCACAACACCGTGTCTGGGACCAACCATGTTGTAACTGGTAACAACCATGTCGTAATAAGGAACCAGAATACCGTATCTGGGAGCCATCATAAAGTATCTGGAGGCCACAATACTGTATCTGGGAGCCACAATACCGTATTTGGAAGCCACAACACAGTATCTGGGAGCAACCACATCGTACATGGGAACAACAAAGTCGTGACAGGAGGTTAA